From one Gemmatimonadota bacterium genomic stretch:
- the tsaE gene encoding tRNA (adenosine(37)-N6)-threonylcarbamoyltransferase complex ATPase subunit type 1 TsaE, which yields MSNGKITRVSSSPDQTHGFGRDLAAQLEIGDCVALTGDLGSGKTCFVQGVCAGLNVTDYVTSPTFVIVNEYAGVSPDGKPMPVYHFDLYRLGSPDELYEIGCDDLFYGEGVCLIEWADLGGDLIPDHAIDVHFAHAGEMVRNLTIES from the coding sequence ATGTCAAATGGAAAGATTACACGGGTATCTTCGTCGCCCGATCAAACACATGGGTTTGGACGCGACCTCGCGGCGCAGCTTGAGATAGGGGATTGCGTTGCGCTTACAGGAGATTTGGGCAGCGGTAAGACCTGTTTTGTACAGGGTGTTTGCGCGGGCTTGAATGTGACCGATTATGTGACGAGTCCGACTTTTGTCATCGTCAATGAATACGCGGGGGTTTCGCCCGATGGAAAGCCGATGCCGGTGTATCACTTTGATCTTTATCGGTTGGGCAGTCCCGATGAACTCTATGAGATTGGGTGTGATGATTTGTTTTACGGCGAGGGTGTGTGTTTGATTGAGTGGGCAGATTTGGGGGGCGATCTGATTCCCGACCATGCCATTGATGTGCATTTTGCCCATGCGGGGGAGATGGTTCGGAACCTGACGATTGAATCGTAG
- the rpsU gene encoding 30S ribosomal protein S21, which produces MPGVLVRDDEPFERALKRFKKACEKAGVISDMKKNQHFEKPSERRKRKIAAARRKRIKMDQQYTR; this is translated from the coding sequence ATGCCTGGTGTCCTCGTACGCGACGACGAACCGTTCGAAAGAGCACTCAAGCGGTTCAAAAAAGCCTGCGAAAAAGCCGGTGTTATTTCCGACATGAAGAAAAATCAGCACTTTGAAAAACCGAGTGAGCGTCGGAAACGCAAAATTGCCGCTGCAAGACGCAAGCGGATCAAAATGGACCAGCAATACACCCGCTAA
- a CDS encoding DUF1028 domain-containing protein encodes MKRVVFVLSAFLFLLPLQAEEEMSRRPVATYSIVARDSTTGQLGVAVQSHFFSVGPIVPWAEPGVGAVATQSLVDPAYGPLGLDLMRMGRTAPEALKALVSADKDAEVRQVAMVDAHGNVAAHTGKRAIYAAGHQTGTQYSVQANLMEKPTVWAAMSKAYESSTGDLAERMLAALEAAEAEGGDIRGRQSAAILIVGPKNTNRPWTWGDRLFELRVEDHPNPVVELRRLVTLQRAYLKLDEGEKWIGKGDIEKALAAYRIATEVVPDKATNGEVAFWVGVALAEKGKPDQAILFLARAYKQDKRWAEILSRLPASELLPDDPDLINRLVQGMKE; translated from the coding sequence ATGAAACGCGTGGTCTTTGTCTTAAGCGCCTTTTTATTTTTGCTTCCACTTCAAGCTGAGGAAGAAATGTCTCGTCGCCCGGTTGCAACTTATTCTATTGTCGCCCGCGATTCGACCACGGGACAACTCGGTGTGGCCGTGCAATCGCATTTTTTCTCTGTTGGTCCCATTGTGCCCTGGGCTGAACCCGGCGTCGGGGCTGTTGCTACGCAATCTCTGGTCGATCCGGCTTATGGACCGCTCGGTCTGGATTTGATGCGGATGGGGCGGACTGCTCCCGAAGCGCTCAAAGCACTCGTTTCAGCGGATAAGGATGCCGAAGTACGCCAGGTTGCAATGGTTGACGCCCATGGCAATGTTGCCGCTCATACGGGCAAGCGCGCCATTTATGCTGCGGGGCATCAGACCGGTACACAATATTCCGTGCAGGCCAATCTGATGGAAAAACCCACGGTTTGGGCTGCGATGAGCAAAGCCTATGAATCTTCCACGGGTGACCTTGCCGAGCGCATGCTCGCAGCCCTTGAAGCAGCAGAAGCCGAAGGCGGCGATATTCGCGGTCGGCAATCGGCTGCTATTCTCATTGTAGGTCCCAAAAATACAAATAGGCCATGGACATGGGGAGATCGATTGTTTGAACTCCGCGTTGAAGATCATCCCAATCCCGTTGTTGAGTTGCGCCGGCTCGTTACCTTGCAACGCGCCTATCTCAAACTCGACGAGGGTGAAAAATGGATTGGTAAGGGCGATATTGAAAAGGCACTTGCCGCCTATCGCATAGCTACTGAGGTCGTGCCCGATAAAGCGACCAATGGTGAGGTCGCCTTTTGGGTTGGCGTTGCCCTCGCCGAGAAGGGCAAGCCCGATCAAGCGATTCTCTTTCTCGCCAGGGCATACAAACAGGATAAACGCTGGGCTGAGATTCTTTCTCGACTTCCCGCTTCCGAACTCCTTCCCGACGACCCCGATCTCATCAATCGTCTGGTGCAGGGTATGAAGGAGTGA
- a CDS encoding CvpA family protein, which translates to MNIVDLIFALGLFWFARKGWQIGLVQSLIMLFSVILAYGFALTYGETTARALFDTTEDLGSGAALFGFLVVFVAVLAACYFLGRALHGMLRTSPLGAIDAFGGIALGLVQGALILGLIAIFFRTHPIHSRVPEFIDNSTLGAPLQKSARMIAEGVQAMFPEVKTLLEKLGIQIEKTPPLIEQLNKEAGEARKKINEMLEESK; encoded by the coding sequence ATGAACATTGTCGATCTCATTTTTGCCCTCGGCCTCTTCTGGTTCGCTCGAAAGGGATGGCAAATTGGGCTGGTACAAAGCCTCATCATGCTGTTCAGCGTGATATTGGCCTATGGTTTTGCCCTCACTTATGGCGAAACAACAGCACGCGCTTTGTTCGATACAACAGAAGACCTCGGCAGCGGCGCCGCGCTATTCGGATTCCTCGTCGTATTTGTGGCCGTCCTGGCCGCCTGCTATTTTCTCGGGCGCGCCCTTCACGGAATGCTGCGGACCTCTCCCCTCGGCGCGATTGACGCATTTGGTGGCATTGCTCTGGGGCTGGTTCAAGGCGCATTGATTTTAGGTCTAATCGCCATATTTTTTCGTACCCATCCCATCCACAGCCGCGTGCCCGAATTCATCGACAATTCCACCTTAGGCGCACCGCTTCAAAAATCCGCCCGGATGATTGCCGAGGGCGTACAGGCCATGTTTCCCGAAGTAAAAACCCTGCTCGAAAAACTGGGCATTCAGATCGAAAAAACGCCTCCTCTAATTGAACAGCTAAACAAAGAAGCCGGTGAAGCGCGAAAAAAAATCAACGAAATGCTTGAGGAATCCAAGTAA
- a CDS encoding HAMP domain-containing sensor histidine kinase, with amino-acid sequence MQLRNENEIDDKLKNLHVRLSSQSFLTAYFFLLAVIIVIAFLIYTQLYVVQPMRQEARRMGELYAFMHGVATLDTIEVKGFYKDVIFHTVQNPNFPVVITDGQGIPRYWKAIDIPPFGDHTPEKLGKVMDKAYALDRENDPLPFEYPGSEWGPDNKPVKKEPEIWHLHWGASALEKRLNWLPWVAFGMTILFTGGGYLGFRYIKNREQRSLWVGMARETAHQLGTPLSSLYGWLALLKDELDAEGDKESSQRLKDILGEMDRDTSRLDKIASRFSLIGSTPELRLDQVRDVVAETAGYLRARLPENVQIVEELNDMPVVPINRELLGWAFENLFRNAADAMEGRGGRIDVSSRVEERRVVIEVRDTGKGMPSHMFKQVFLPGTSTKKRGWGLGLAFVKRIVEDYHSGKVYIKESVPDQGTTFVIVLPLPPTDIDET; translated from the coding sequence ATGCAGTTGAGAAATGAAAATGAGATTGACGACAAGCTCAAGAACTTACACGTACGTCTGTCCAGCCAGAGTTTTTTAACGGCTTATTTTTTTCTTTTAGCGGTTATTATTGTTATCGCGTTCCTCATTTATACACAGCTCTATGTGGTGCAACCCATGCGGCAAGAAGCCAGGCGTATGGGAGAGTTATACGCGTTTATGCACGGTGTGGCTACGTTGGACACAATTGAGGTCAAGGGATTTTATAAGGATGTCATTTTTCACACTGTCCAGAATCCCAATTTTCCGGTCGTAATCACAGACGGACAGGGTATTCCGCGATACTGGAAAGCGATTGACATTCCTCCCTTTGGCGACCACACCCCCGAGAAGCTGGGCAAAGTGATGGACAAGGCTTATGCGCTCGACCGGGAAAATGACCCGTTACCTTTTGAATATCCCGGCTCAGAATGGGGCCCGGATAATAAACCCGTCAAGAAGGAACCAGAAATCTGGCATTTGCACTGGGGTGCGTCCGCACTGGAGAAGCGTTTGAACTGGTTGCCCTGGGTCGCTTTTGGGATGACTATCTTATTTACTGGAGGTGGATATCTCGGTTTTCGGTATATTAAGAATAGAGAACAGCGGTCTTTATGGGTGGGGATGGCTCGAGAAACAGCCCATCAGTTGGGTACGCCACTGTCTTCGCTATACGGTTGGCTGGCGCTGTTGAAGGACGAGTTGGATGCAGAGGGTGATAAAGAGAGTAGTCAGAGGCTGAAAGATATCCTGGGTGAAATGGATCGGGATACGAGCCGATTGGATAAGATTGCTTCTCGTTTTAGTCTGATTGGTTCCACGCCCGAATTGCGATTGGATCAGGTGCGCGATGTGGTGGCTGAAACAGCGGGTTATCTGCGCGCGCGCTTGCCGGAGAATGTGCAAATTGTAGAGGAACTGAACGATATGCCGGTTGTTCCGATCAATCGGGAACTTCTGGGGTGGGCGTTTGAAAATCTCTTCAGAAATGCCGCCGATGCAATGGAAGGCCGAGGGGGACGCATTGATGTGTCGTCGCGCGTGGAGGAACGACGGGTGGTTATTGAAGTGCGCGATACGGGAAAGGGTATGCCTTCGCATATGTTTAAGCAGGTTTTTTTGCCGGGTACCAGTACTAAGAAACGCGGGTGGGGACTGGGTCTGGCATTTGTGAAACGCATTGTGGAAGACTATCACAGTGGAAAAGTATATATCAAAGAAAGTGTGCCAGATCAGGGCACGACATTTGTCATTGTGCTGCCTTTGCCTCCGACAGATATAGATGAGACGTGA
- a CDS encoding GNAT family N-acetyltransferase, whose product MIEIRRGRRKDAPYIIDFQIRMAKEAEDLTLDRPTVEKGVQAVFDDPHKGAYWIAELDGEVAGCLLTVPEWSDWRNGTVLWIHSVYVIPSARRRGVFRMMYKNLKTRVEQSADLRGLRLYVERKNERAQKTYNAMGMDGNHYKMFEWMKEGW is encoded by the coding sequence ATGATCGAGATTCGTCGGGGGCGACGAAAGGATGCGCCCTACATCATAGATTTTCAAATCCGAATGGCAAAAGAAGCGGAAGATCTTACACTGGATCGACCAACCGTTGAAAAAGGCGTACAGGCCGTTTTTGACGATCCCCACAAAGGGGCGTATTGGATAGCAGAATTAGACGGCGAAGTTGCAGGCTGCTTGCTCACCGTCCCCGAATGGAGTGACTGGCGCAACGGAACCGTATTGTGGATCCATTCGGTCTATGTAATCCCCAGCGCACGGCGGCGCGGCGTTTTCAGGATGATGTATAAAAACTTAAAAACCAGAGTCGAACAATCTGCCGACCTGCGCGGACTCCGGCTTTACGTCGAACGAAAAAACGAACGGGCGCAAAAAACTTATAACGCAATGGGAATGGACGGCAACCACTACAAAATGTTTGAGTGGATGAAAGAGGGATGGTAA
- a CDS encoding bifunctional response regulator/alkaline phosphatase family protein has protein sequence MNQTQESKQILWADDEIDLLRPHQIFLKGRGYDITPVTNGDDAIAMVQKRGFDAVLLDEMMAGRDGLSTLAAIKDINPHIPVIMITKNEEERLMEQAIGQRIDDYLTKPVNPSQILLACKKLLDARQIQKDRMGLDYAAASNRLREALVLAESWRDWIDLHVRLSEWDLELDRFYDPGLRTMHDDLRRACNSAFGKFIEGNYSQWVQDEEDSPTLSVDIVSEFVAPCVQDGQQVFFVVVDCMRLDHWLAILPLLSDIFDIEQHYHYSILPTATPYSRNAIFSGLFPVDLAGIYPDEWQVARDDDMSRNRHEHQLLDQQLAEIDPELDLDTRYVKILDIAEGNRLAKKVHSYRSFPLMAVVVNFLDMLTHGRSESELLQEMAPNEPAYRSLTRSWFSHSSLFEMLRKLSETDSTVVLTTDHGCMLSTRASLAYGNRDTSTGIRFKYGKNLRCDNRHAMHIRDPEAFGLPSIGQGTNYIICREDYFFVYPTNFNEYQAKYANSFQHGGISLEECILPVAIMRGK, from the coding sequence GTGAATCAAACGCAAGAATCCAAGCAGATTTTGTGGGCAGATGACGAGATCGATTTGTTGCGACCCCATCAAATTTTTCTCAAGGGTCGGGGATATGATATAACCCCTGTGACCAATGGCGACGATGCTATTGCCATGGTTCAGAAACGCGGATTTGATGCGGTATTGCTCGATGAAATGATGGCTGGACGAGATGGGTTGTCAACCCTGGCGGCGATTAAAGATATCAATCCGCATATTCCGGTTATTATGATTACGAAAAACGAAGAAGAACGGTTGATGGAACAGGCTATTGGACAGCGGATTGACGACTATTTGACCAAGCCCGTGAATCCGAGTCAGATTTTGCTGGCGTGCAAAAAATTGCTCGATGCACGTCAAATTCAAAAAGACCGCATGGGGCTGGACTATGCCGCTGCATCCAACAGGTTGCGCGAAGCTCTCGTACTGGCGGAGTCATGGCGAGATTGGATCGATCTTCACGTGCGCCTGTCTGAGTGGGATTTGGAATTGGATCGCTTTTACGATCCGGGCTTGCGCACTATGCACGACGATTTGCGCCGTGCCTGCAATTCGGCGTTTGGCAAGTTTATCGAGGGTAATTATAGTCAGTGGGTGCAAGACGAAGAAGATTCGCCCACGCTTTCTGTGGATATTGTATCCGAATTTGTCGCGCCCTGTGTGCAAGATGGGCAACAGGTGTTTTTTGTGGTGGTCGATTGTATGCGATTGGATCACTGGCTTGCCATTTTGCCATTGTTGTCCGATATTTTTGATATTGAGCAACACTACCACTACTCTATTTTGCCCACTGCGACGCCGTATTCTCGCAATGCTATTTTCAGCGGCCTTTTTCCCGTTGATCTCGCGGGAATTTACCCCGATGAGTGGCAAGTCGCGCGTGACGACGACATGAGTCGCAACCGACACGAGCACCAATTGCTCGATCAACAACTCGCAGAAATTGATCCAGAATTGGATCTGGATACGCGCTACGTTAAAATACTGGATATTGCAGAGGGTAACCGGCTGGCGAAGAAGGTGCATTCTTACCGGTCTTTCCCGCTTATGGCAGTTGTGGTCAATTTTCTGGATATGCTCACGCACGGCCGTTCCGAATCCGAGTTGTTGCAAGAAATGGCGCCCAATGAGCCTGCTTATCGGTCTTTGACGCGGTCGTGGTTCTCGCATTCTTCTCTTTTTGAGATGTTGCGCAAGCTGTCCGAGACCGACTCGACAGTGGTGCTGACGACGGATCACGGCTGTATGCTGAGTACGCGGGCTTCTCTGGCTTATGGCAATCGGGATACTTCGACGGGGATTCGCTTCAAATACGGCAAGAATTTGCGATGTGATAACCGCCACGCGATGCATATTCGAGATCCCGAGGCTTTTGGTTTGCCAAGTATAGGACAGGGGACTAATTACATTATTTGCAGGGAAGATTACTTTTTTGTGTATCCCACCAATTTCAATGAGTACCAGGCCAAATACGCTAATAGTTTTCAACACGGGGGGATTTCTCTCGAAGAGTGTATTTTGCCGGTTGCCATTATGCGCGGGAAATGA